From one Gemella morbillorum genomic stretch:
- a CDS encoding protein kinase domain-containing protein yields MIKRKTIERISKIFIGDEARYYKRKSGYELVKFFNKNFGYNHEYGVSPENPSTEGFPTRYIYVSDRLEELINLKRINIFFNIILDEIYIMNDSDIAEIDALDLKQKLFLEFNRILRIDGSELVEFQGNYILENIDEDLQKIGEGGFAEVFIQKSTGYVVKKLRKDYLKNSADRSRFKREFEITKSIGNIEGVIKVVDFNENSFSYRMEKADCALKEFIDLDKDYSIENKVWIVNKLVKIMKLVHERNILHRDLSPTNIFKVGSKLKIGDFGLGKNINIIHSHQTNETLGVGQYLYCSPEQMSGLKNSDKKSDVYSLGKIINYIFTKDSENASHELKYISEKATHKLPEYRYKDAGEMYDALQNRIEINMNESYKLKIFEEIKKGNLTTEVEEFIYGLSGDDLCKYLVERREGFSIAVLTMMKNDESKAFDIIRSIEENYQNYIWRISGGYIAWDPFGELGYSALNENNPEYSYSVKEVAARILRYVAKDINRFSAQDMIRELKIRGIDPSIEEILD; encoded by the coding sequence TTGATTAAAAGAAAGACAATTGAAAGAATATCAAAGATTTTTATAGGTGACGAAGCGAGATATTATAAGAGAAAAAGTGGATATGAACTTGTAAAATTTTTCAATAAGAACTTTGGATATAATCATGAGTATGGAGTTTCTCCTGAAAACCCAAGTACAGAAGGATTTCCAACACGATATATATACGTGTCAGATAGATTAGAAGAATTAATAAATCTTAAAAGAATCAATATATTTTTTAATATAATACTAGATGAAATATATATTATGAACGATTCAGATATAGCAGAAATAGATGCTTTAGATTTAAAACAAAAATTATTTCTAGAATTTAATAGAATACTAAGAATAGACGGATCTGAGTTAGTTGAATTTCAAGGGAATTATATATTAGAAAATATAGATGAGGATCTCCAAAAAATAGGTGAAGGTGGTTTTGCAGAAGTATTTATCCAAAAATCTACAGGTTATGTAGTAAAGAAATTGAGAAAAGATTATTTGAAAAATAGCGCAGATAGAAGTAGATTTAAGAGGGAGTTCGAAATAACTAAATCTATAGGCAATATAGAAGGAGTAATTAAAGTAGTAGATTTTAATGAGAATTCATTTAGTTATAGAATGGAAAAAGCAGATTGTGCTTTGAAAGAATTTATTGATTTAGATAAGGATTATTCAATTGAGAATAAAGTTTGGATAGTGAATAAATTAGTAAAAATTATGAAGTTAGTACATGAAAGAAACATATTGCATAGGGATTTAAGTCCTACTAATATATTTAAAGTGGGAAGTAAATTGAAGATTGGAGATTTTGGTTTAGGGAAAAATATAAATATTATTCATTCACATCAAACAAACGAAACTTTAGGTGTTGGACAATACTTATATTGTTCTCCGGAGCAAATGAGCGGGTTAAAAAATAGTGATAAAAAAAGTGATGTATATTCGTTGGGAAAAATAATTAATTATATATTCACAAAAGATTCTGAAAACGCGTCTCATGAATTGAAATATATTTCAGAAAAAGCTACACATAAGCTTCCTGAATATAGATATAAAGATGCAGGAGAAATGTATGATGCATTACAAAATAGAATTGAAATTAATATGAACGAAAGTTATAAGTTGAAAATATTTGAAGAAATAAAAAAAGGAAATCTAACTACTGAAGTGGAGGAATTTATTTATGGATTATCTGGGGATGATCTTTGTAAATATTTAGTAGAGAGAAGGGAAGGTTTTTCTATTGCTGTATTAACTATGATGAAAAATGATGAGTCGAAAGCGTTTGATATCATAAGAAGCATAGAAGAAAATTACCAGAATTATATTTGGAGAATTAGTGGTGGATATATCGCTTGGGATCCTTTTGGTGAATTGGGCTACTCGGCACTAAATGAAAATAACCCTGAATATTCTTATTCAGTAAAAGAAGTTGCTGCTAGAATATTAAGATATGTAGCGAAGGATATAAATAGATTTTCGGCACAAGATATGATAAGGGAATTAAAAATACGAGGAATTGATCCAAGTATAGAAGAAATACTAGACTAA
- a CDS encoding type II toxin-antitoxin system RelB/DinJ family antitoxin, producing MTSIKTATVNVRIQENVKVEAEAILKKLGLTRATAIDLFYRQIIMHNGIPFPLEIKKDAPIDKKK from the coding sequence ATGACGAGTATAAAGACAGCAACTGTAAATGTAAGAATACAAGAAAATGTTAAAGTAGAAGCGGAAGCGATACTTAAGAAATTAGGTTTAACAAGGGCAACTGCGATAGATTTATTTTATAGACAAATTATTATGCACAATGGCATTCCATTCCCACTTGAAATAAAAAAAGATGCTCCTATAGATAAAAAGAAATAG